One Halobaculum roseum DNA segment encodes these proteins:
- a CDS encoding protein sorting system archaetidylserine decarboxylase, with translation MIRVPVPDLAPGSERRVLVPFVLAIPFLLLVPPIGLLLLAAGVFSVYFYRDPDREPSGEGVLAPADGHVSVVREDGDNVRVGVFMSPFDVHVCRAPADGTVTRLDHRGAAHKPAFAKDSERNERFEYTLDAGGDALNDDADEGGPDADEGGPDADEGGPDADEDATDRGGVEAGVADAAGAVDRVDGALIAGWFARRITPYVSHGDSVTRGERIGYIAFGSRADVVLPSAYSREDVRVSRGEAVRAGESVIARRE, from the coding sequence ATGATCCGGGTTCCGGTTCCGGACCTGGCGCCCGGGAGCGAACGTCGCGTCCTCGTCCCGTTCGTGCTCGCGATTCCGTTCCTGTTGCTCGTGCCGCCGATCGGGCTCCTGTTGCTCGCGGCCGGCGTCTTCTCCGTGTACTTCTACCGCGACCCCGACCGCGAGCCGTCGGGCGAGGGCGTGCTCGCGCCCGCGGACGGCCACGTCTCGGTGGTCCGCGAGGACGGCGACAACGTCCGCGTCGGCGTGTTCATGAGCCCGTTCGACGTGCACGTCTGCCGCGCGCCCGCCGACGGGACGGTGACGCGCCTCGACCACCGCGGGGCCGCCCACAAGCCGGCGTTCGCGAAGGACTCCGAGCGCAACGAGCGGTTCGAGTACACGCTCGATGCGGGCGGAGATGCGCTCAACGACGATGCGGACGAGGGCGGACCCGATGCGGACGAGGGCGGACCCGATGCGGACGAGGGCGGACCCGATGCGGACGAGGACGCGACCGACCGCGGCGGAGTCGAAGCGGGCGTCGCGGACGCCGCCGGCGCCGTCGATCGCGTCGACGGCGCGCTCATCGCGGGCTGGTTCGCCCGTCGGATCACCCCCTACGTTTCGCATGGAGATTCGGTCACGCGCGGCGAGCGGATCGGCTACATCGCGTTCGGCTCGCGCGCCGACGTGGTGCTCCCGAGCGCGTATTCCCGCGAAGACGTACGTGTGAGCCGCGGAGAGGCGGTCCGAGCGGGCGAGTCGGTGATCGCGCGGCGGGAGTGA
- a CDS encoding aminopeptidase, producing the protein MDDRVREHAEVLVDWSARVEAGDQVVMDVAEGAHDLAVAVAAELGERDATLLTTYGSSEVGRAFLRGGDDDDREFAHSEPKLAMLEAADVYLRIGGGRNTTALADVDGGRRRRARKATTATREARMDTDWVSTVHPTRSLAQQAGMAYEEYRDFVYDAVLRDWESLADEMANMKEVLDAGSEVRIEKERTDLTMSIEGRTAVNSAASVAYDSHNLPSGEVFTAPHATEGEVYFDVPMTIDARRVRGVSLTFEDGEVVDFAAEQGEEAIADVLDTDEGARRLGELGIGMNRGIDRFTDSILFDEKMGDTVHLAVGRAYDACLPEGESGNDSAVHVDMITDMSEDSRMLVDGEVVQRNGTFRWEDDFSAE; encoded by the coding sequence ATGGACGACCGAGTGCGAGAACACGCCGAGGTGCTGGTCGACTGGAGCGCCCGCGTCGAGGCGGGCGACCAGGTCGTGATGGACGTCGCCGAGGGCGCCCACGACCTGGCGGTCGCGGTGGCCGCGGAGCTGGGCGAGCGCGACGCGACGCTGCTGACCACGTACGGCTCCAGCGAGGTGGGCCGCGCGTTCCTCCGCGGCGGCGACGACGACGACCGCGAGTTCGCACACAGCGAGCCGAAGCTGGCGATGCTGGAGGCCGCGGACGTGTACCTCCGCATCGGCGGCGGACGTAACACGACCGCCCTCGCGGACGTGGACGGCGGCCGCCGCCGGCGCGCCCGGAAGGCGACCACGGCGACCCGCGAGGCGCGGATGGACACCGACTGGGTCTCCACGGTCCACCCGACGCGGTCGCTCGCCCAGCAGGCCGGGATGGCCTACGAGGAGTACCGGGACTTCGTGTACGACGCCGTCCTCCGCGACTGGGAGTCGTTAGCCGACGAGATGGCGAACATGAAGGAGGTCCTCGACGCCGGCAGCGAGGTCCGCATCGAGAAGGAGCGCACGGACCTCACGATGTCCATCGAGGGCCGCACGGCGGTCAACTCCGCCGCGAGCGTCGCCTACGACTCCCACAACCTGCCCTCGGGCGAGGTGTTCACCGCGCCGCACGCCACCGAGGGCGAGGTGTACTTCGACGTGCCGATGACCATCGACGCCCGGCGCGTGCGGGGCGTCTCGCTCACCTTCGAGGACGGCGAGGTGGTCGACTTCGCCGCCGAGCAGGGCGAGGAGGCGATCGCGGACGTGCTCGACACCGACGAGGGCGCCCGCCGCCTCGGGGAACTCGGGATCGGGATGAACCGCGGCATCGACCGCTTCACCGACTCGATCCTGTTCGACGAGAAAATGGGCGACACCGTCCACCTCGCGGTCGGGCGCGCGTACGACGCCTGCCTGCCGGAGGGCGAGTCGGGCAACGACTCGGCGGTCCACGTCGACATGATCACGGACATGTCCGAGGACTCGCGGATGCTCGTGGACGGCGAGGTGGTGCAGCGCAACGGGACGTTCCGGTGGGAGGACGACTTCTCGGCCGAGTAG
- a CDS encoding NADP-dependent phosphogluconate dehydrogenase → MQLGVIGLGRMGRIVVDRVLDAGHDVVAFDLDAEATAAAAEAGAEPADSVADLYERLDSGEGGAGEGDDAGARIWLMVPAGDAVDATLDELEPHLDGDDVVVDGGNSYFEDSVRRAEATDAAYLDCGTSGGPAGAELGFSLMVGGPEWAYEELTPVFDAVATGPAGHDRMGPAGSGHYVKMVHNGVEYALMQAYGEGFELLHRGRYDLDLEAVARTWNNGAVIRSWLLELCEEAFREEGNDLGDVADRIEGGSTGTWTVQEALEQEVPVPLIYQALAERFDSREERFGRRLASRLRYGFGRHEVPRTGE, encoded by the coding sequence ATGCAACTCGGCGTGATCGGACTCGGTCGCATGGGACGGATCGTCGTCGACCGCGTCCTCGACGCCGGCCACGACGTGGTCGCGTTCGACCTCGACGCGGAGGCGACCGCCGCGGCCGCCGAGGCCGGCGCGGAGCCGGCGGACTCGGTGGCGGACCTGTACGAGCGACTGGATAGCGGCGAGGGCGGAGCCGGCGAGGGAGACGACGCCGGCGCCCGCATCTGGCTGATGGTCCCCGCCGGCGACGCGGTCGACGCCACGCTCGACGAACTCGAACCGCACCTCGACGGCGACGACGTCGTCGTCGACGGCGGGAACTCCTACTTCGAGGACTCCGTCCGCCGCGCGGAGGCGACCGACGCGGCGTACCTCGACTGCGGCACCTCCGGCGGCCCCGCCGGCGCGGAACTCGGCTTCTCGCTGATGGTCGGCGGCCCCGAGTGGGCCTACGAGGAGCTGACGCCCGTGTTCGACGCCGTCGCCACCGGCCCCGCGGGCCACGACCGGATGGGGCCCGCCGGCTCGGGCCACTACGTGAAGATGGTCCACAACGGCGTCGAGTACGCGCTGATGCAGGCCTATGGGGAAGGATTCGAGCTCCTCCACCGCGGCCGCTACGACCTCGACCTGGAGGCCGTCGCGCGCACGTGGAACAACGGCGCAGTCATCCGGTCGTGGCTGCTGGAACTGTGCGAGGAGGCGTTCCGCGAGGAGGGCAACGACCTGGGCGACGTGGCCGACCGCATCGAGGGCGGGTCCACCGGCACCTGGACCGTGCAGGAGGCGCTCGAACAGGAGGTGCCCGTCCCGCTCATCTACCAGGCGCTGGCCGAGCGCTTCGACTCCCGCGAGGAGCGGTTCGGCCGCCGGCTCGCGAGTCGGCTGCGGTACGGCTTCGGTCGCCACGAGGTTCCCCGGACGGGCGAGTAG
- a CDS encoding AAA family ATPase, with protein sequence MDGPLWTDTHAPPLADLPQEDVRERLSRAVDEPMNLVVQGPPGSGKTAAVRALAEAAHADPDNDLIEINVADFFGRTKKEIRQDPRFESFLTGRSRMAKRDMINRVLKESAANAPMSGSYKTVLLDNAEAIREDFQQALRRVMEQYHRTTQFVIATRQPAKLIPPIRSRCFPVPVRAPTTDEIIGVLSDVCEAEGIDHDDDGLEFVASAAGGDLRKAILSAQTTAVEHDEVTMSAAYETLGEVGTDEAVLSALEAAQAGELKEARSALDDLLHDEGYEGGDLLREILRVARSKSDASPDSVARLHALAGEVDLDLVEGSDDRIHLTHLLAAWGAGRTTTETAVRDPVDA encoded by the coding sequence ATGGACGGCCCGCTGTGGACGGACACGCACGCCCCCCCGCTCGCGGACCTCCCGCAGGAGGACGTTCGCGAGCGGCTCTCTCGGGCGGTGGACGAGCCGATGAACCTCGTGGTGCAGGGTCCGCCGGGGTCGGGCAAGACCGCCGCCGTGCGCGCGCTCGCCGAGGCCGCACACGCCGACCCCGACAACGACCTCATCGAGATCAACGTCGCGGACTTCTTCGGCCGCACGAAAAAGGAGATCCGGCAGGACCCCCGCTTCGAGTCGTTCCTCACGGGACGCTCGCGGATGGCGAAACGCGACATGATCAACCGCGTGCTGAAGGAGTCGGCCGCGAACGCGCCGATGTCGGGGTCGTACAAGACGGTCCTGCTCGACAACGCCGAGGCGATCCGCGAGGACTTCCAGCAGGCGCTGCGGCGCGTGATGGAGCAGTACCACCGCACGACGCAGTTCGTCATCGCGACCCGCCAGCCCGCCAAGCTCATCCCGCCGATCCGCTCGCGCTGCTTCCCGGTGCCCGTGCGCGCGCCGACGACCGACGAGATCATCGGGGTGCTTTCGGACGTTTGCGAGGCCGAGGGGATCGACCACGACGACGACGGGCTGGAGTTCGTCGCCAGCGCGGCCGGCGGCGACCTCCGGAAGGCGATCCTCTCGGCGCAGACGACCGCCGTCGAGCACGACGAGGTGACGATGTCGGCGGCCTACGAGACGCTCGGCGAGGTGGGCACCGATGAGGCCGTTCTGTCTGCGCTGGAGGCGGCGCAGGCGGGGGAGCTGAAGGAGGCCCGTTCCGCCCTCGACGACCTGCTCCACGACGAGGGGTACGAGGGCGGCGACCTCTTGCGGGAGATCCTCCGCGTCGCGCGGTCGAAGTCCGACGCCTCCCCCGACTCGGTCGCCCGACTGCACGCCCTCGCGGGCGAGGTCGACCTCGACCTCGTCGAGGGGAGCGACGACCGCATCCACCTCACGCACCTGCTCGCGGCGTGGGGCGCCGGCCGGACGACGACCGAGACGGCCGTCCGCGATCCCGTCGACGCATGA
- a CDS encoding DUF7472 family protein, whose protein sequence is MEIDAEMRRMIAVSVGAVVVFIALLVAIGIQYTDGHNLSNIGAYYLVAAIGLFVVLMAAAGVLLDRRE, encoded by the coding sequence ATGGAAATCGACGCCGAAATGCGCCGCATGATCGCCGTCTCCGTCGGCGCAGTCGTCGTCTTCATCGCCCTTCTGGTCGCCATCGGTATCCAGTACACCGACGGCCACAACCTCTCGAACATCGGCGCGTACTACCTCGTCGCCGCGATCGGCCTGTTCGTCGTGCTGATGGCCGCCGCCGGCGTCCTCCTCGATCGCCGCGAGTAG
- a CDS encoding DNA primase, translating into MEPRHARYPFFASAREAVRASGVDLAALVADGDDAVDRGRERVERALTEGTVEPEDAGAWDTRDELLSYPIARILVSLLDSHAAVEKYAQAEAATAYRRFTEDLDRARDDGARREPARVDRDALLREFDLAGAVRIEDPKPGQVAGKWLWLGVGAYLSYVDPDWGDDWRLVNRELVDGEVRTEREELYRLLREAVEDRVAEGLPFEGVGEELAGELETEISDLRDLLADRSVAADLDVVAPEYFPPCIAKLLGRAQGGDELDPHERFSLLAFLAGLNLDAEEAVALSGLDPELVADRFAYLRDDSGAQYPPPSCRTLGEYGICGNEDNHRSVAPHPLEYYGRKLREADEVVDWRDRNESDAGDAAA; encoded by the coding sequence ATGGAGCCGCGCCACGCCCGCTACCCGTTCTTCGCGTCGGCCCGCGAGGCCGTCCGCGCGTCGGGCGTCGACCTGGCCGCGCTCGTCGCCGACGGCGACGACGCCGTCGACCGCGGCCGCGAGCGGGTCGAGCGCGCGCTCACCGAGGGCACCGTCGAACCCGAGGACGCCGGCGCATGGGACACCCGCGACGAGCTGCTCTCGTACCCCATCGCGCGGATCCTCGTCTCGTTGCTCGACTCGCACGCGGCCGTCGAGAAGTACGCGCAGGCCGAGGCGGCCACCGCCTACCGCCGCTTCACCGAGGACCTCGACCGCGCCCGCGACGACGGCGCCCGCCGCGAGCCCGCCCGCGTCGACCGGGACGCCCTGCTGCGGGAGTTCGACCTCGCCGGCGCCGTCCGAATCGAGGACCCGAAGCCCGGGCAGGTGGCGGGGAAGTGGCTCTGGCTCGGCGTCGGCGCGTACCTCTCGTACGTCGACCCCGACTGGGGCGACGACTGGCGGCTCGTCAACCGCGAGCTCGTCGACGGCGAGGTGCGCACCGAGCGCGAGGAGCTGTACCGCCTGCTTCGCGAGGCCGTCGAGGACCGCGTCGCCGAGGGGCTCCCGTTCGAGGGCGTCGGCGAGGAGCTCGCCGGCGAGCTGGAGACCGAGATAAGCGACCTGCGCGACCTGCTGGCCGACCGGAGCGTCGCCGCCGACCTCGACGTGGTCGCGCCCGAGTACTTCCCGCCGTGTATCGCGAAACTGCTGGGGCGGGCACAGGGCGGCGACGAGCTGGACCCCCACGAGCGCTTCTCGCTGCTCGCGTTCCTCGCTGGCCTCAACCTCGACGCCGAGGAGGCCGTGGCGCTGTCGGGGCTCGACCCGGAGCTCGTCGCCGACCGCTTCGCGTACCTCCGGGACGACTCCGGCGCGCAGTACCCGCCGCCGTCGTGCCGCACGCTCGGCGAGTACGGGATCTGCGGGAACGAGGACAACCACCGCAGCGTCGCCCCCCATCCCCTGGAGTACTACGGCCGGAAGCTCCGCGAGGCCGACGAGGTCGTCGACTGGCGCGACCGGAACGAGTCGGACGCCGGCGACGCCGCGGCCTGA
- the hjc gene encoding Holliday junction resolvase Hjc — MPGNPKGDRRERELVNRLHDAGFAVMRAPASGSSTDRELPDVLAGDGRAFYAVEAKSSSGDPIYLRGEEVEALIYFARNFGASPKIGVRFDREDWYFFHPGDLHVTDGGNYRVKKEAALDEGETIDDLLAASDDTESDASVAEVLNAVEQGVLTAEEAEEML, encoded by the coding sequence ATGCCGGGCAACCCGAAGGGCGATCGCCGGGAGCGCGAACTCGTCAACAGGCTCCACGACGCCGGCTTCGCGGTGATGCGCGCGCCCGCCAGCGGTTCCTCCACCGACCGCGAGCTGCCGGACGTGCTCGCGGGCGACGGCCGCGCGTTCTACGCCGTCGAGGCGAAGTCCTCCTCGGGCGACCCCATCTACCTCCGCGGCGAGGAAGTGGAGGCGCTCATCTACTTCGCGCGCAACTTCGGCGCCTCCCCGAAGATCGGCGTCCGCTTCGACCGCGAGGACTGGTACTTCTTCCACCCGGGCGACCTCCACGTCACCGACGGCGGGAACTACCGCGTGAAGAAGGAGGCGGCCCTGGACGAGGGCGAGACCATCGACGACCTGCTGGCCGCCAGCGACGACACGGAGTCGGACGCCAGCGTCGCGGAGGTGCTCAACGCGGTCGAGCAGGGCGTCCTCACGGCCGAGGAGGCCGAGGAGATGCTCTGA
- a CDS encoding SWIM zinc finger family protein: protein MTPALTTDERPERTRERSHHGRNRHDGIHENGVARGRRRFTEDRPDAPDGPDGPDRPDGPDGPEEPNAQDGVDAVQSGDGERTERARTEPMAVYPLRDDDRYLVDTEGGTYVVDLGSDTCTCPDHAIRGNRCKHLRRVDMEVGIGRVPAPGERVAACAVCGDGVFVPVRETGAFLCGDHRPAVGSFVRDRESDKLLVVTGVTTERADEYETEEGKPIADYDTNAAYGDHEPVIEAVYVGNALRSPGPLDVSGRKRYGFPASRVRRLDPAERPDMPVIGL from the coding sequence ATGACACCCGCACTCACCACCGACGAGCGACCGGAACGAACCCGCGAACGGAGCCACCACGGCCGGAACCGCCACGACGGCATCCACGAGAACGGCGTCGCACGCGGACGGCGTCGCTTCACCGAGGACAGGCCGGACGCACCGGACGGTCCTGACGGGCCGGACCGCCCCGACGGACCGGACGGCCCCGAGGAACCGAACGCGCAGGACGGCGTCGACGCCGTCCAGTCCGGCGACGGCGAGCGCACCGAGCGCGCCCGGACGGAGCCGATGGCCGTGTACCCGCTCCGCGACGACGACCGGTACCTCGTCGACACCGAGGGCGGTACGTACGTCGTCGACCTCGGGAGCGACACCTGCACCTGTCCGGACCACGCGATCCGCGGGAACCGCTGCAAGCACCTCCGGCGCGTCGACATGGAGGTCGGCATCGGCCGCGTGCCCGCCCCCGGCGAGCGCGTCGCCGCCTGCGCGGTCTGCGGCGACGGCGTGTTCGTCCCCGTCCGCGAGACCGGGGCGTTCCTCTGTGGCGACCATCGGCCCGCGGTCGGCTCGTTCGTCCGCGACCGCGAGTCCGACAAGCTCCTCGTCGTCACGGGCGTCACGACCGAGCGGGCCGACGAGTACGAGACCGAGGAGGGGAAGCCGATCGCCGACTACGACACAAACGCCGCCTACGGCGACCACGAGCCGGTGATCGAGGCGGTGTACGTCGGCAACGCGCTGCGCTCGCCCGGCCCGCTCGACGTGTCCGGGCGCAAGCGGTACGGCTTCCCCGCCTCGCGGGTGCGCCGGCTCGATCCGGCTGAACGGCCGGACATGCCCGTTATCGGGCTCTGA